The Perognathus longimembris pacificus isolate PPM17 chromosome 3, ASM2315922v1, whole genome shotgun sequence nucleotide sequence CGACATGGAGCTGCCCAGTCATTCAAAGCAGCTCCTGCTACAACTGAACCAGCAGAGAACGAAGGGTTTCTTGTGTGATGTCATCATCATGGTGGAGAACTCTGTCTTCCGGGCCCACAAAAATGTCCTGGCTGCCAGCAGCATCTACTTCAAGTCCCTGGTCCTGCACGACAACCTCATCAGCCTAGACACGGACATGGTTAGCTCCACGGTGTTCCAGCAGATCCTAGACTTCATTTACACAGGCAAGCTGCTGCCTAGTGACCAGCCAGCCGAGCCCAACTTCAGCACTCTCCTTACTGCCGCCAGCTACCTCCAGCTACCTGAATTGGCAGCCCTCTGCCGGCGCAAACTCAAGCGAGCAGGAAAGCCCTTTGGTCCTGGACGGGTAGGGGCTGCTGGCATGGGGCGGACGCCCCGCAGCCAACGACTGTCCACAGCCTCTGTTATCCAGGCTCGATACCCTGGGCTTGTGGATGGACATAAGGGGCACCATGCCTCCCAGGAACTCCCCCAGCCCAAAGGTTCAGATGATGAGCTCTTTCTGGGtagctccgcccaggagagcaCACACAGCCTGGGCCGGGGGCTCTGCTCAGCTAGTGGGGAAGTGGGCTTAGGGGGCTGTGGCAGCAGCACTAATGGGAGTAGCGGGGGCTGTGAGCAGGAGCTGGGCCTAGACCTGTCCAAGAAGAGCCCACCTTTGCCCCCCACAACTCCTGGACCCCATCTTACCCCTGATGACCCAGCACAGCTGAGTGACAGCCAGCACGACTCACCCCCGTCAGCCTCTGTCCCACCTGTTGCCAACAGTGCCTCTTATACGGAGCTGGGGGGCACCCCTGATGAGCCCATGGATCTGGAAAATACTGAGGACAACCACCTGAACCTACTGGAGGGGCCAGGTGGACAGCCTCGGAAGAGCCTCCGCCATTCATCTCGAAAGAAGGAATGGAGCAAGAAGGAGCCTGTTCTGGGTCTCCCTTTGAACGGAGAGAAATGGGGCCCAAGGGCCCCTGTCCTGGTGAAGAGAGCGAGGGGCTTGGGGATGCAGTTC carries:
- the Hic2 gene encoding LOW QUALITY PROTEIN: hypermethylated in cancer 2 protein (The sequence of the model RefSeq protein was modified relative to this genomic sequence to represent the inferred CDS: inserted 1 base in 1 codon), which encodes MVSGPLALRWCPWAGRRDMGPDMELPSHSKQLLLQLNQQRTKGFLCDVIIMVENSVFRAHKNVLAASSIYFKSLVLHDNLISLDTDMVSSTVFQQILDFIYTGKLLPSDQPAEPNFSTLLTAASYLQLPELAALCRRKLKRAGKPFGPGRVGAAGMGRTPRSQRLSTASVIQARYPGLVDGHKGHHASQELPQPKGSDDELFLGSSAQESTHSLGRGLCSASGEVGLGGCGSSTNGSSGGCEQELGLDLSKKSPPLPPTTPGPHLTPDDPAQLSDSQHDSPPSASVPPVANSASYTELGGTPDEPMDLENTEDNHLNLLEGPGGQPRKSLRHSSRKKEWSKKEPVXGSPFERREMGPKGPCPGEESEGLGDAVPNGVLASGAAGPSGPYGEPPYPCKEEEENGKEGSEDSGQSGSEGGSGHAGTHYMYRQEGYETVPYGDNLYVCIPCAKGFPSSEQLNAHVETHTEEELFIKEEGAYETGSGGAEEEAEDLSAPSTAYAAEPRPFKCSVCEKTYKDPATLRQHEKTHWLTRPFPCNICGKMFTQRGTMTRHMRSHLGLKPFACDECGMRFTRQYRLTEHMRVHSGEKPYECQLCGGKFTQQRNLISHLRMHTSPS